One window of the Arthrobacter sp. D5-1 genome contains the following:
- a CDS encoding DUF1737 domain-containing protein: MPEPTEEKLSYRLITGPDNRDFCERIHNSLAEGYVLHGSPAATFNGTDVIVAQAIVLPAAIANADAAVANAVDQLENYDDEEAFEGHA; this comes from the coding sequence ATGCCTGAACCCACTGAAGAAAAACTCTCCTACCGCCTGATTACAGGCCCGGATAACCGCGATTTCTGCGAGCGTATCCACAACTCCCTCGCCGAAGGCTATGTGCTCCATGGCAGCCCGGCAGCCACCTTCAACGGCACGGACGTCATCGTGGCCCAAGCCATTGTGCTGCCTGCGGCGATCGCCAATGCTGATGCCGCCGTCGCCAACGCAGTGGACCAACTTGAGAATTACGACGATGAAGAAGCGTTTGAGGGCCACGCATGA
- a CDS encoding amino acid permease: MGLSSPTEAEASATEAQSRTEASQTGLRRSMEARHLVMIAMGGVIGSGLFVSSGYTIATAGPLGAVLAFLIGAVVVYLVMACLGELAVAFPVSGAFHIYAARTIGPATGFATAWLYWLCWAVALGSEFTAAGLLMQRWFPGVDVWIWCFIFATVLFTLNAISSRVFGESEFWFALIKVAAVVGLIILGGAALAGFHPLAAGGYPSFGENFSTPEGLFPNGFTGVFVTCLAVFYAFSGSELIGVAAGETANPGANIPKAMRTTVIRLMIFFVGAIVVIAATIPYEQVSVDESPFVTVFSMLGIPYAADIMNFVIITALLSAGNCGLFSCARMLFSLADEGHAPQVFKKLTKRGIPMVALCVSMLGGLASLISSVVAPATVYLVLVSVAGFATVGVWMSIVASHFIYRRTFIKNGGDLSTLPYKAPLFPLVPILAFALCVVSLIGIAFDPNQVAALLFGIPFVGACYAVFYFKYGRRRSLKKAVDA; the protein is encoded by the coding sequence ATGGGACTCAGCTCCCCCACAGAAGCCGAAGCATCGGCAACCGAGGCACAGTCCCGCACTGAGGCCTCACAGACAGGATTGCGCCGGTCCATGGAGGCCCGGCACCTGGTCATGATCGCCATGGGCGGCGTTATCGGTTCAGGCCTGTTCGTCAGTTCGGGATACACGATCGCCACTGCCGGCCCCCTGGGCGCCGTCCTGGCGTTCCTCATCGGCGCCGTGGTGGTCTACCTGGTGATGGCTTGCCTCGGGGAGCTCGCTGTAGCGTTCCCCGTCTCCGGTGCCTTCCACATTTATGCCGCCAGGACCATCGGCCCCGCCACGGGATTCGCCACTGCCTGGCTCTACTGGCTTTGTTGGGCCGTAGCCTTGGGCTCGGAATTTACTGCGGCCGGCCTCCTCATGCAGCGCTGGTTCCCGGGCGTCGACGTCTGGATCTGGTGCTTCATCTTCGCCACCGTCCTGTTCACACTGAACGCCATTTCATCGCGTGTCTTTGGCGAATCGGAGTTCTGGTTCGCGCTCATCAAGGTCGCCGCCGTCGTCGGCCTGATCATCCTTGGTGGCGCCGCCCTGGCGGGCTTCCACCCTCTCGCCGCGGGCGGGTACCCCTCCTTTGGCGAGAACTTCAGCACACCGGAGGGTCTGTTCCCGAACGGTTTCACCGGCGTGTTCGTGACCTGCCTGGCCGTCTTCTATGCCTTCTCCGGCTCGGAACTTATCGGCGTTGCCGCGGGCGAAACGGCCAATCCCGGCGCGAACATCCCCAAAGCCATGCGCACCACGGTCATCCGGCTCATGATCTTCTTCGTCGGCGCGATCGTGGTCATCGCAGCCACCATTCCGTACGAACAAGTCAGCGTGGACGAAAGCCCGTTCGTCACCGTTTTCTCCATGCTCGGCATCCCATACGCCGCGGACATCATGAACTTCGTGATCATCACGGCGCTGCTCTCCGCAGGCAACTGCGGCCTCTTCTCCTGCGCCCGCATGCTCTTCTCGTTGGCTGACGAAGGCCACGCACCGCAGGTCTTCAAGAAACTCACGAAGCGCGGCATCCCCATGGTGGCGCTTTGCGTGAGCATGCTTGGCGGTCTGGCCTCCCTGATCAGCAGCGTTGTGGCACCTGCCACCGTCTACCTTGTGCTCGTCTCGGTGGCCGGCTTTGCCACCGTGGGCGTCTGGATGTCCATTGTGGCCTCGCACTTCATCTACCGCCGGACCTTCATCAAGAACGGTGGCGACCTCAGCACGCTTCCCTACAAGGCGCCCCTGTTCCCGTTGGTCCCGATCCTGGCCTTCGCTCTATGCGTGGTGTCCCTGATCGGTATCGCCTTCGACCCCAACCAGGTTGCGGCGCTGCTGTTCGGTATTCCGTTCGTGGGGGCCTGCTACGCCGTCTTCTACTTCAAGTACGGCCGACGACGGTCGCTCAAGAAGGCAGTGGACGCGTAG
- a CDS encoding NtaA/DmoA family FMN-dependent monooxygenase (This protein belongs to a clade of FMN-dependent monooxygenases, within a broader family of flavin-dependent oxidoreductases, the luciferase-like monooxygenase (LMM) family, some of whose members use coenzyme F420 rather than FMN.): MNGQSSSTLKPMLHFGWFVGHGFGVQGWGTPGYGLGYDWKKPALYQDAVRAFEQSGLDLFIIEDSLTVPDTYGGSAEVSLAHASFAPKHDPLALVPYLLSATEHLGIVPTVSASFYPPFTAARLLATLQHFSEGQLGWNVVTSGSDLAAQNYGLDQQIEHDLRYEKAEEFVDVVRRLWRSWEPGAVLEDVSAGVFADHNKVHPINHQGDFFKVRGPLNTAPLPEEPVLVQAGASPRGKAFAGGHADVAIALARGVDGMKSYRDSIRAEAAKAGRNPDDVKVLFVLKPTVVGSAAEAEELRAQRRELTQRDIDSQLNSISYLSVIDFKQFDLDAPLPELSTNSNQGTLEHFAKAAPPGSTLREILQARSGGAGDSIIGTVGEIADYLESTGSEVGGDGFLFSGFVDPVTVHGVLDKLTPELRRRGLLRKSYGNGGFRQNLLDF, from the coding sequence GTGAACGGACAGAGCAGTTCTACACTCAAGCCCATGCTGCATTTTGGATGGTTTGTGGGCCATGGATTCGGTGTCCAGGGGTGGGGGACGCCCGGTTACGGCCTGGGCTACGACTGGAAGAAGCCAGCCCTGTACCAGGACGCAGTCCGGGCGTTCGAACAATCCGGGTTGGACCTCTTCATCATCGAGGATTCCCTCACCGTGCCGGACACGTATGGCGGATCGGCCGAAGTGTCCCTGGCTCATGCCTCCTTTGCGCCGAAACACGATCCGCTGGCGCTGGTCCCTTACCTGCTCTCCGCCACCGAGCACCTGGGAATCGTGCCGACCGTCAGCGCCTCGTTCTACCCGCCCTTCACGGCCGCCCGGCTTTTGGCCACGTTGCAGCACTTCTCCGAGGGCCAGTTGGGCTGGAACGTCGTCACGTCCGGCAGCGACCTCGCCGCCCAGAACTACGGGTTGGACCAACAGATTGAACACGACCTTAGGTATGAAAAAGCGGAGGAATTCGTCGACGTCGTCAGGCGGCTCTGGCGGAGCTGGGAACCGGGCGCGGTCCTTGAGGACGTCTCCGCAGGGGTGTTTGCCGACCACAACAAGGTGCACCCGATCAATCACCAGGGTGACTTCTTCAAGGTCCGCGGTCCACTGAACACGGCGCCGTTGCCGGAGGAACCCGTGCTGGTCCAGGCTGGTGCGTCTCCCCGGGGCAAGGCGTTCGCCGGTGGTCATGCTGATGTGGCCATTGCGTTGGCCCGTGGTGTTGACGGCATGAAGTCCTACCGTGACTCGATTCGCGCGGAGGCCGCCAAAGCCGGCAGGAACCCCGACGACGTCAAGGTGCTTTTTGTCCTGAAGCCCACCGTGGTTGGTTCTGCTGCCGAAGCCGAGGAGCTGCGTGCCCAGCGTCGTGAGCTCACCCAGCGCGATATCGACAGCCAGCTCAACTCCATCTCCTACCTCTCGGTGATCGACTTCAAGCAGTTCGACCTGGACGCACCCCTCCCGGAGCTGAGCACCAACAGCAACCAGGGGACGTTGGAACACTTCGCCAAGGCGGCGCCTCCCGGGTCCACGCTGCGCGAGATCCTGCAGGCCAGGAGCGGTGGGGCGGGGGATTCGATCATCGGCACGGTGGGGGAGATTGCCGACTATCTTGAGTCGACCGGCTCCGAGGTGGGTGGTGACGGGTTCCTCTTCTCCGGCTTCGTGGACCCGGTGACAGTGCACGGTGTCCTGGATAAGCTCACCCCTGAACTGCGGCGGCGGGGCCTTCTAAGGAAGAGTTACGGCAACGGCGGGTTCCGGCAGAATCTCCTGGACTTCTGA
- a CDS encoding cysteine synthase family protein yields MVSTAIRRQGAHAAARLPDGLDASVLDKVGNTPLVKLDSLGRGLGSAIHIKLESENPGGSIKDRTALSMVRAAERSGELKPGATIVESTSGNTGIGLALIGHLTGHPVVVVTGDTISEEKLAALHNYGARVILTDWNAPSESPENARAVAARITAETPGAWRPMQFDNPANPLAHYETTGPEIWEQTGGLVTHFVAGIGTGGTISGNGRFLKEQAAALRPGGHLEVVGADPYGSAYSGGHPGEILVDGVGNSWPEPEWPKAFDRSIVDRFLRIPNDEVYTTVHRLLEEEGLALGPSSGLAVAAAIRVARAAPHGSVVVAIAPDAGTNYMSKAFNPVWLAEHGIRLAADTPAARE; encoded by the coding sequence GTGGTGAGTACAGCGATCCGTCGGCAAGGAGCTCACGCAGCGGCCCGGCTGCCGGATGGGTTGGATGCCTCGGTCCTGGACAAAGTGGGCAACACCCCGCTGGTGAAACTGGATTCGCTGGGCCGTGGACTGGGCAGCGCCATCCATATCAAGCTTGAGTCCGAAAACCCCGGCGGTTCCATCAAGGACCGCACCGCACTCAGCATGGTCCGGGCGGCTGAGAGGTCCGGGGAGCTGAAGCCGGGAGCCACTATCGTGGAGAGCACTTCGGGCAACACCGGGATCGGCCTGGCGCTCATCGGCCACCTGACCGGACATCCCGTGGTGGTGGTGACAGGCGACACGATCTCCGAGGAGAAGCTCGCTGCGCTGCACAACTACGGCGCCCGCGTGATCCTGACCGATTGGAATGCCCCGTCGGAATCGCCGGAGAACGCCCGGGCTGTTGCAGCGCGGATTACGGCCGAGACGCCCGGTGCGTGGCGGCCCATGCAGTTCGACAACCCCGCCAATCCCTTGGCGCATTATGAAACCACCGGACCCGAAATCTGGGAGCAGACGGGTGGCCTGGTCACGCACTTCGTCGCGGGCATCGGAACGGGCGGGACCATCAGCGGGAACGGGCGGTTCTTGAAGGAACAGGCAGCTGCCCTGCGCCCGGGCGGCCACCTGGAAGTTGTTGGCGCCGACCCCTACGGCTCTGCCTACAGCGGCGGCCATCCCGGCGAGATCCTGGTGGACGGAGTGGGTAACTCCTGGCCGGAACCCGAGTGGCCCAAAGCTTTCGACCGTTCCATCGTGGACCGATTCCTCCGCATCCCCAACGACGAGGTTTACACCACCGTTCACCGGCTCCTCGAGGAGGAAGGGCTCGCGCTCGGCCCGTCCTCAGGGCTCGCGGTCGCCGCCGCCATTCGGGTGGCGCGCGCCGCGCCTCACGGCTCGGTGGTGGTTGCCATAGCCCCCGACGCCGGAACGAACTATATGAGCAAGGCCTTCAACCCGGTGTGGCTGGCAGAGCACGGCATCCGGCTCGCCGCCGACACTCCCGCGGCCCGCGAGTAG
- a CDS encoding aromatic amino acid ammonia-lyase has translation MVSSEPPTLVIGTAPVRAADVALAASNPAFHVELNHDALSLIGRSRDVLERTAASGQRVYGLNTLLGSGRDTAVEEKSLLAYQVQVVRYHNSGVGSYLDRPAARAVILARLVGFSRGGSGVRPETANFYAGLLNRGVLPAIPREGSVGSSDLTQLAAVAAVAIGEGEAFNADGTLVPGAKALADAGLQPLVLAPGEALALVSANAYSVGAGTLALLQLQQLARLADVALSLSLETIARYDGGGNLSPFSPAIQAAKAVNGQGDSAAAVRHLLSGGWLEDVRPEVSVQDALSFRAAPQTHGAFRSLVAQLSAALEVELNGRGDNPLVDVESGLMLSGGNFQPMQLALAFEGLRVALAHMGISSERRIAKLYPPQRAIRAKHLQAASTQASAEQSGAGAEFNPASALAQEELPGLLWYSAAGLLAELKFLAAPATLGAPTLSADVEDHSTLAPLALQQLERSVEVLEKLLTIEALTASYLLLEAGAAQPLGKGTGVVVGRLADVLADRPSAPDLVERARTELRGAVDQVLLEAEEGGGAW, from the coding sequence ATGGTGTCTTCCGAACCGCCGACCTTGGTTATTGGAACGGCTCCGGTGCGTGCCGCCGACGTAGCACTGGCCGCCTCCAACCCTGCGTTTCACGTGGAACTCAACCACGATGCGTTGTCTTTGATCGGTCGCTCCCGCGACGTACTGGAACGCACCGCCGCTTCCGGGCAGCGGGTTTACGGACTCAATACGTTGCTCGGGTCCGGTCGGGACACCGCCGTGGAAGAGAAGTCGCTCCTGGCCTATCAGGTCCAGGTGGTCAGGTATCACAACAGCGGAGTGGGCTCGTATCTGGACCGTCCCGCTGCCCGCGCAGTGATCCTGGCCCGACTTGTCGGTTTCAGCCGCGGCGGTTCCGGTGTGAGGCCCGAAACAGCAAACTTCTACGCAGGACTCCTCAACCGCGGCGTCCTGCCCGCCATCCCGCGCGAAGGGTCGGTGGGATCGTCGGACCTCACCCAGCTGGCCGCCGTCGCCGCCGTCGCCATCGGTGAGGGCGAAGCCTTCAACGCCGACGGCACCTTGGTTCCAGGAGCCAAAGCGCTCGCCGATGCCGGCCTTCAACCACTCGTCCTCGCGCCCGGCGAGGCGCTTGCCTTGGTGAGCGCCAACGCGTATTCCGTCGGCGCCGGGACCCTGGCGTTGCTGCAATTGCAGCAGCTGGCCCGGCTGGCCGACGTCGCGCTTTCCCTCTCGCTGGAGACCATCGCAAGGTACGACGGCGGCGGGAACCTCAGCCCGTTTTCGCCGGCCATCCAGGCGGCCAAGGCTGTAAACGGCCAGGGTGATTCGGCGGCAGCTGTGCGTCACCTGCTCAGTGGTGGCTGGTTGGAAGATGTGCGGCCCGAGGTGTCGGTGCAGGATGCATTGTCCTTCCGGGCCGCACCGCAGACGCACGGGGCGTTTCGATCCCTGGTGGCGCAGTTGAGTGCTGCGCTGGAGGTGGAACTGAATGGTCGCGGCGACAATCCGTTGGTTGATGTCGAATCCGGGCTCATGCTGTCCGGCGGGAACTTCCAGCCGATGCAGCTGGCTCTCGCATTCGAAGGTCTGAGGGTTGCGTTGGCGCACATGGGGATTTCCAGTGAGCGGCGCATCGCCAAGTTGTATCCGCCGCAACGGGCCATCCGGGCCAAGCACTTGCAAGCAGCATCGACCCAAGCCTCGGCTGAGCAGTCCGGGGCCGGAGCGGAATTCAACCCGGCCTCCGCGCTTGCCCAAGAGGAACTGCCCGGGCTGTTGTGGTACTCCGCGGCCGGGCTGTTGGCCGAACTCAAGTTCCTGGCCGCCCCGGCCACCCTTGGCGCCCCAACCTTGTCCGCCGACGTCGAGGACCATTCAACTCTGGCCCCCTTGGCCCTCCAGCAACTCGAAAGGTCGGTGGAGGTGCTGGAAAAGCTGTTGACGATCGAGGCCCTGACGGCGTCCTATCTGCTGCTCGAAGCTGGAGCTGCACAACCGCTCGGGAAGGGAACAGGCGTCGTCGTGGGTCGACTCGCTGATGTACTGGCCGACAGGCCATCGGCGCCGGATCTTGTGGAACGGGCGCGGACTGAACTGCGCGGCGCCGTGGATCAGGTTCTACTGGAGGCTGAGGAAGGGGGTGGGGCGTGGTGA
- a CDS encoding aminodeoxychorismate lyase, with product MTSPAATVLVFLDPAFENGRIADSSQPQLMATDLGATRGDGVFESLLAVQGRPRKVQAHLNRLGSSAAALDLALPGQDVWRRAIETAINEFRDVHPAPTPEEDEVVVKLIVTRGVEGAASPTCWVQASPSPAGSRRQRQTGIDVVLLDRGFDTEAGERAPWLLLGAKTLSYAVNMAALRYAHKQGADDAIFTSTDGRVLEGPTSTVLLAHLETVDDGDGSVRAVRRLITPQLDSGILPGTSQGALFAAAKAAGWELGYGPLEPQDLFDADAVWLISSIRLIAPVNHINGQEVGTPEVRKQLTAELNHLFAGIE from the coding sequence ATGACTTCACCTGCCGCCACGGTCCTCGTTTTCCTGGACCCCGCCTTCGAAAATGGTCGAATTGCCGACTCGAGCCAACCGCAACTCATGGCAACGGATCTGGGTGCCACCCGCGGCGACGGCGTCTTCGAGTCACTCCTCGCTGTGCAAGGCCGACCCCGCAAAGTTCAGGCTCACCTCAACCGATTGGGCAGTTCTGCGGCAGCCTTGGACCTTGCGCTTCCTGGGCAGGATGTCTGGCGCCGCGCCATCGAGACAGCCATCAACGAATTCCGCGATGTTCACCCTGCCCCCACGCCTGAAGAGGACGAGGTAGTGGTCAAGCTGATTGTGACCCGTGGCGTTGAAGGCGCCGCCAGCCCGACGTGCTGGGTACAGGCTTCGCCCTCACCTGCAGGCAGCCGCCGTCAGCGGCAGACGGGCATCGACGTCGTACTTTTGGACCGTGGCTTCGACACTGAAGCCGGCGAGCGCGCGCCATGGCTGCTCCTGGGCGCGAAGACGCTGTCTTATGCCGTGAACATGGCCGCACTTCGCTACGCCCACAAGCAGGGTGCTGATGACGCCATCTTCACCTCCACTGACGGCCGGGTCCTGGAAGGCCCGACATCCACCGTGTTGCTGGCGCACCTTGAAACGGTCGACGACGGCGACGGTTCCGTCAGGGCGGTTCGTCGCCTCATCACTCCCCAGCTTGACAGCGGAATCCTTCCGGGCACCTCGCAGGGCGCATTGTTCGCCGCGGCGAAGGCCGCTGGCTGGGAACTTGGTTATGGCCCCTTGGAGCCGCAGGACTTGTTCGATGCCGATGCCGTCTGGCTGATCTCCAGCATCCGGCTGATCGCCCCCGTTAACCACATCAACGGCCAAGAGGTGGGCACGCCCGAGGTGCGCAAACAGCTCACTGCTGAGCTGAACCACCTGTTTGCGGGGATCGAGTAA
- a CDS encoding SulP family inorganic anion transporter gives MSAATSRPSAKERLSSAWALKGYKREWLRHDLVAGAALFALLVPAGMAYAQAAGLPPVTGLYATVVPLLVYAVVGPSRILVLGPDSALAPMIAAAIVPLAAGSSEKSVALAGLLAVLIGALMLAGSALKLGAITGLLSKPIRLGYLNGIALLVALSQLPAFLGIEADGDVWQKLAKVTTGLLGGEVNITALLLGVGSLALIWIPRLLKWKVPGVLLAVVGSCVATAVFGLNDDVKVTGVLPQGLPMPALGGIGWADALMLLPAAAGIALMAFADTGVLSQTLAAKEGKKVSGNREMAALGAANAATGLLGGFPISGSTSRTPVAVDAGAKSQMTGVVGSVLVLAFMLLAPGVTEYLPSATLAAVVIAAAIALADPAGVRRLLGLSRSESVVMLAAFLGVLTVGVLQGIVVAIALALLDFVRRAWDPYRTELGAEEGLPGYHDLERHPDGKRIPGLLILRFDAPLFFGNGQVLASFVREQLDEAPDESAEPVTHIILAAEPITGIDTTALDDLVTLDEWLARKGVDLVFAELKGPVKDKLIRLGTAARFTPDHFYPTVGAAVRELKDR, from the coding sequence ATGAGTGCAGCAACCTCCCGCCCCTCCGCCAAGGAGCGACTGTCCAGCGCCTGGGCCCTCAAGGGCTACAAGCGTGAATGGCTGCGGCACGATCTCGTTGCGGGCGCTGCGCTGTTTGCTTTGCTGGTGCCCGCCGGGATGGCCTATGCACAGGCAGCAGGGCTTCCCCCGGTCACCGGGCTTTACGCAACAGTGGTCCCGCTGCTGGTTTATGCGGTGGTGGGGCCCTCCCGCATTCTGGTCCTGGGACCCGACTCTGCCCTGGCCCCTATGATCGCCGCGGCCATTGTGCCGCTGGCAGCGGGAAGCAGCGAAAAATCCGTGGCGCTGGCCGGCTTGCTGGCCGTGTTGATCGGGGCGCTCATGCTTGCGGGCTCGGCACTGAAACTGGGAGCCATCACGGGCCTGCTGTCCAAACCCATCCGGCTCGGGTACCTCAACGGAATCGCACTGTTGGTGGCCCTTTCGCAACTCCCGGCGTTTCTGGGTATTGAGGCCGACGGCGACGTCTGGCAAAAGCTCGCGAAGGTTACTACCGGGTTACTTGGCGGCGAGGTCAACATCACCGCGCTGTTGTTGGGAGTGGGGTCGCTGGCGCTCATCTGGATCCCCCGGCTCCTGAAATGGAAGGTACCCGGCGTCCTGTTGGCGGTGGTTGGCTCGTGCGTGGCGACGGCGGTCTTCGGGCTCAACGACGACGTGAAGGTCACCGGGGTCCTGCCGCAGGGCCTGCCCATGCCCGCACTCGGGGGTATTGGCTGGGCCGACGCTTTGATGCTGCTCCCCGCCGCCGCGGGCATCGCGCTCATGGCTTTCGCTGACACTGGCGTGTTGTCTCAAACATTGGCAGCCAAGGAAGGGAAGAAGGTCTCCGGAAACAGGGAAATGGCAGCGCTTGGAGCAGCCAATGCCGCTACAGGCCTCCTGGGTGGATTCCCCATTTCAGGCAGTACCTCCAGGACACCGGTAGCCGTGGATGCCGGCGCAAAATCCCAGATGACAGGCGTGGTGGGCTCCGTGCTGGTACTGGCCTTCATGCTGCTGGCTCCGGGAGTAACCGAGTACCTGCCGTCGGCAACCCTGGCCGCCGTCGTCATCGCCGCGGCCATTGCCCTCGCAGATCCTGCCGGCGTCAGGCGGCTCCTGGGGCTGAGCCGCAGCGAGTCCGTGGTGATGCTGGCTGCGTTCCTGGGAGTGCTGACGGTGGGTGTCCTCCAGGGAATCGTGGTGGCCATCGCCTTGGCACTCCTGGACTTTGTCCGCAGGGCATGGGATCCGTACAGAACCGAACTCGGCGCAGAGGAAGGCCTTCCCGGGTATCACGACCTTGAACGCCACCCCGATGGCAAGCGCATCCCCGGGCTCTTGATCCTCCGGTTTGATGCACCCCTGTTCTTCGGCAACGGACAGGTCCTGGCGAGCTTCGTGAGGGAGCAACTCGACGAGGCCCCGGACGAGTCCGCGGAGCCCGTCACCCACATCATCCTTGCCGCCGAACCGATCACCGGGATCGACACCACAGCCTTGGATGACCTGGTGACCCTGGACGAATGGTTGGCCAGAAAAGGAGTGGATCTGGTGTTTGCCGAGCTCAAAGGGCCCGTGAAGGACAAGTTGATCCGCCTCGGCACGGCGGCCCGTTTTACGCCGGACCACTTCTACCCCACTGTCGGCGCGGCAGTGCGGGAGCTCAAGGACCGATAG
- a CDS encoding carboxymuconolactone decarboxylase family protein, giving the protein MPEQESKPRLAGYLDKQQPDLYATLSHYSQQLVDEADRLGISRRTLELINYRCSQINGCAFCLDLHHRRALKYGETEQRLSLVAVYKEVQLFEPAEVVAMEIAEQITRMSSSRPSPELFEQARQHYDDQQISVLCMAAIGINAFNRLSILSEHPVRAAKK; this is encoded by the coding sequence ATGCCCGAACAGGAATCAAAACCACGTCTGGCCGGCTACCTGGACAAGCAGCAGCCGGACCTCTATGCGACTCTTAGCCACTACTCCCAGCAGCTCGTAGACGAAGCTGACCGGCTGGGTATTTCACGCCGGACCCTTGAACTCATCAACTATCGCTGTTCGCAAATCAATGGATGCGCCTTCTGCCTGGACCTTCACCATCGTCGGGCCCTGAAGTATGGCGAAACGGAGCAGCGTCTGTCATTGGTGGCTGTTTACAAGGAAGTGCAGCTCTTCGAGCCCGCGGAAGTGGTCGCGATGGAAATTGCAGAGCAGATCACCCGGATGAGTTCATCGCGGCCCAGCCCCGAGCTCTTCGAACAAGCCCGGCAGCACTACGACGACCAGCAGATCAGTGTGCTCTGCATGGCGGCCATCGGAATCAATGCCTTCAACCGCCTGTCCATTTTGAGTGAGCACCCGGTCCGCGCAGCCAAGAAGTAG
- the cls gene encoding cardiolipin synthase, giving the protein MFFPFPFGQEWTWLLGAWVIAEVIMRIVLLGVIPGNRRPTTAMAWLLAVFLIPSVGFVLFLLFGNFKLSRRRREQQEEVNRRVRAVTSDLADPVSVYSGPEWVKSAGELNHRLGSLPMVDGNKVELIPGYEESIKAMAEAVKGAKSYVNAEFYIMSSDSVTDELLTELENAAERGVTVRLLFDHIGTLRVKGYRRLIRRLKAAKIQWKRMLPLLPIHGQWRRPDLRNHRKIMVIDGEIAFTGSQNLIEPSYNNPKHHKVGRKWVELMSRLEGPIVATLNVVFATDWLSETDESLEDQLRLPTQPAPGQVTAQVVPSGPGFATENNLRLFNTLIYSAQHRISICSPYFVPDDSLLYAITTAAQRGVDVELFVSEKGDQFLVHHAQRSYYEALLGAGVRIYLYRAPYVLHAKHFTIDDEVAVLGSSNMDMRSFSLNMEVSVMLLGAETVNLMRAVESTYREVSRELMLDDWMDRPPLAKYVDNVARLTATLQ; this is encoded by the coding sequence GTGTTCTTTCCTTTTCCGTTTGGCCAGGAGTGGACCTGGTTGCTGGGGGCATGGGTCATTGCGGAAGTCATCATGCGCATTGTGCTGCTGGGAGTCATTCCCGGCAACCGGCGTCCCACCACCGCCATGGCTTGGCTTTTGGCTGTGTTCCTCATCCCATCTGTTGGGTTCGTCCTGTTCCTGCTCTTCGGCAACTTCAAACTGTCGCGGCGCCGGCGGGAGCAGCAGGAGGAGGTAAACCGCCGGGTTCGTGCGGTGACCTCCGATCTGGCTGATCCTGTCAGCGTCTATTCCGGGCCGGAATGGGTGAAGTCGGCGGGCGAACTGAACCATCGGCTTGGATCGTTGCCCATGGTCGACGGTAACAAGGTGGAGCTGATCCCCGGCTACGAAGAGTCCATCAAAGCCATGGCTGAAGCAGTCAAGGGCGCCAAGAGCTACGTCAACGCCGAGTTCTACATCATGAGCAGTGATTCCGTGACGGATGAACTGCTCACTGAACTGGAGAACGCGGCTGAACGGGGTGTGACCGTCAGGCTGCTCTTCGACCACATCGGAACGTTGCGCGTCAAGGGCTACCGCCGGCTGATCCGCCGGCTGAAGGCGGCCAAGATCCAGTGGAAGCGAATGCTGCCGCTGCTGCCTATCCACGGTCAATGGCGGCGCCCCGACCTCAGGAACCACCGCAAGATCATGGTGATCGACGGCGAGATTGCGTTCACCGGCTCGCAGAACTTGATTGAGCCTTCCTACAACAACCCCAAGCACCACAAGGTGGGCCGCAAATGGGTGGAGCTCATGTCCCGGTTGGAAGGCCCGATCGTGGCGACGCTTAACGTGGTGTTCGCCACGGACTGGCTCAGCGAAACCGACGAATCGCTGGAAGACCAGCTGCGCCTGCCTACCCAGCCGGCGCCGGGCCAGGTCACCGCCCAGGTAGTGCCGAGTGGCCCCGGGTTCGCCACCGAAAACAACCTGCGCTTGTTCAACACGCTGATTTACTCGGCGCAGCACCGGATCTCCATCTGCAGCCCGTATTTTGTCCCGGACGATTCCCTGCTGTACGCCATCACCACAGCTGCGCAGCGAGGTGTTGACGTGGAACTCTTCGTCTCCGAGAAGGGCGATCAGTTCCTGGTCCACCACGCCCAACGCTCCTACTATGAAGCCCTATTGGGAGCCGGTGTCCGAATTTACCTGTACCGGGCACCGTACGTCCTCCACGCCAAGCACTTCACCATTGATGACGAGGTAGCCGTTCTCGGTTCCAGCAACATGGACATGCGCTCCTTCTCCCTGAACATGGAGGTCTCGGTGATGCTCCTTGGCGCCGAGACCGTGAACCTCATGCGGGCTGTAGAGTCCACGTATCGCGAGGTGTCACGTGAGCTTATGCTGGACGATTGGATGGATAGGCCCCCGCTGGCCAAGTATGTGGATAACGTGGCCAGACTGACCGCGACACTCCAGTAG